The nucleotide sequence ATGTTGCTGATGCCTGTGCCGGAGCTATTGGCGCCGCCGCCGTTCCAGTAAAGCAGTTCCAGTGCACGGGCCGCGCGGTCAGGATCTTCTTTGAGCAGGCGCATGTAGAGGTAGGGACCATCCACGGGCTGATCCACCGTGAGAACCTCACGCGGTTTGCCACTCGCCGCCCAGAGAGCCGTGCGGTCGAGAATCTTATCGATCGCTCGTCGGGTGTCTTCATGGGGCACCTCGATGAGATCTGCGCCACGACCGCTATACACGAGGTGATAGAAGCACACGCGCTCGATGTCTTCCCGCTCGATAAAGTCGAGGATGTTATCCAGATCATCGATGTTATGCCGGGACAGCGTGAGGCGGAGTCCCACTTTCTGTCCCACAGCTTTGCAGAGGCGGAAGGCGTTCACGGCTTTCTCAAAAGCGCCTGTGCGACCCCGGAAGTGATCATGCGTCTCACCCATGCCATCCAGAGAGATGCCCACATAGGAGAAGCCGATGTCCTTGATGCGCTGAGCTTTCTCGGGGGTGATGAGCGTGCCGTTGGTGGAGAGCGTGAGACGCAGGCCTTGACTCGTGGCGTATTCCGCCAGTTCGAAGAAGCGCGGATGGATCATCGGTTCCCCACCAGAGAGGAGAAGAGCAGGCACCTTGAACTGGGCGAGATCATCGACCACGCCTTGGCACTGTTCCCAATTCA is from Prosthecobacter debontii and encodes:
- a CDS encoding radical SAM/SPASM domain-containing protein, with the translated sequence MINLTRLYCDVAQPMDHLRYGRGHGAPTSAAERRPIVVWNITRRCNLKCVHCYQDSDSKHYPGELNWEQCQGVVDDLAQFKVPALLLSGGEPMIHPRFFELAEYATSQGLRLTLSTNGTLITPEKAQRIKDIGFSYVGISLDGMGETHDHFRGRTGAFEKAVNAFRLCKAVGQKVGLRLTLSRHNIDDLDNILDFIEREDIERVCFYHLVYSGRGADLIEVPHEDTRRAIDKILDRTALWAASGKPREVLTVDQPVDGPYLYMRLLKEDPDRAARALELLYWNGGGANSSGTGISNIDTQGFVHPDQFWHSLTLGNVKDRPFSEIWTNRHHPALNALRNRKEHLTGKCANCRWLNVCGGGFRVRALQMTGDFWAPDPSCYLREEETLAQAA